Proteins co-encoded in one Xiphophorus couchianus chromosome 3, X_couchianus-1.0, whole genome shotgun sequence genomic window:
- the LOC114141730 gene encoding meprin A subunit beta-like isoform X10 translates to MKMKGYIFLLVHLAHSSGLSIPGLHGEIVGVENNTNEEDLTLDDIREPPNFQRSTLLPGDQLWTSPVPYVLDKGLDLNAKGVIMRAFEQFRVKSCIDFKPWDSEEYYIKIQKLDGCWSYIGRQLANGQDLSIGAGCDTLGVVEHELLHALGFYHEQSRYDRDDYVLIEFANILAGKENNFVKARSNESTTYGVPYDYMSVMHYGKNAFSNGNGPTIITINPKFQDVIGQRLEMSSSDALELNLRYNCSSTVAFNSYCGFSNGTMCQMSRCSQGGISWEVVTQVYGGPSSDHTSLPSGNGDNVKETGYFIHVSTTSGQEGDSARLETEVVKPTRACNVQCLQFYYFHSGNTLDELNIWIREFQNEQDTTGTLRLMEQITGSPTSHWTLHHVFLNATKDFQVVFEVRKGAGNSTGGFSIDDINLSETECPHFAWQIDDLEILLNTSRNGAIIYSPRQFSKDGYAYRVATIFNQKSVSLFVQLLSSKNDNQLQYPCLQRHMIFQLMDQNPNKQLQMSKQYSFVSNENQVLSNSSVWDNPRKTKFGSFNENGELIYNGPLFGYNYFVTLQELQSREFLKGGSAIFMFNFEDLTPLIDGTTLPCPQLRPVNIANPPPNRNESPCSARVSPSINPPSTTPEDRTSSTVHPPPTTDNRISPITIPKPDTTTDDRTPYTIIPPPDSTTDNRISTTTIPPPTTTDDSIFCFCPGMVASPILTVMLALILLLS, encoded by the exons ATGAAGATGAAAggctacatttttcttttggtacACCTTGCACATTCTTCAGGACTCTCCATCCCTGGC TTACATGGAGAAATAGTCG gggttgaaaacaacacaaatgaggAAG ATTTGACTCTTGACGACATCCGGGAG CCTCCAAACTTTCAAAGGAGCACCCTTCTTCCTGGAGATCAACTATGGACATCCCCAGTGCCATATGTCTTGGATAAAGGCCTGG ACTTGAATGCTAAAGGAGTCATCATGAGAGCCTTTGAACAGTTCAGAGTGAAGTCATGCATTGATTTCAAACCCTGGGATTCTGAGGAATACTACATTAAGATCCAGAAGTTAGACGG TTGCTGGTCATATATTGGTCGACAACTTGCCAATGGCCAGGACCTCTCTATTGGTGCAGGCTGTGATACCCTTGGGGTTGTCGAGCACGAGCTTCTTCATGCTCTTGGTTTCTACCATGAACAGTCTAGATATGACAGAGATGATTATGTACTCATTGAATTCGCCAACATACTAGCAG GGAAAGAGAATAATTTCGTCAAGGCTAGGAGTAATGAAAGCACTACATATGGAGTCCCATATGACTACATGTCGGTGATGCACTATGGCAAAAATGCATTCTCAAATGGCAATGGCCCTACGATTATCACCATCAACCCCAAATTCCAAGATGTGATTGGTCAAAGGCTGGAAATGAGTTCTAGTGATGCTCTAGAGCTGAACCTCCGCTACAACTGCA GCTCAACTGTTGCCTTTAATTCTTACTGTGGCTTTTCGAATGGAACGATGTGCCAAATGAGCCGCTGCTCACAGGGTGGGATTAGCTGGGAAGTTGTTACTCAAGTTTATGGAGGCCCCAGTTCTGACCATACCAGTCTGCCAAGTGGAAATGGAGATAACG TTAAAGAAACTGGGTACTTCATCCATGTGAGCACAACATCAGGACAAGAGGGAGATTCAGCTCGACTGGAAACGGAGGTAGTGAAGCCGACCAGGGCATGTAATGTCCAGTGTCTGCAGTTCTACTATTTCCACAGCGGAAATACGTTAGATGAACTTAATATCTGGATCAGAGAGTTTCAGAATGAGCAGGACACCACAGGAACTCTCCGCCTTATGGAACAAATTACTG GTTCACCAACATCTCACTGGACGCTCCACCATGTTTTCTTGAATGCCACCAAGGACTTCCAGGTGGTGTTTGAGGTTCGGAAAGGAGCAGGAAACTCCACAGGAGGTTTCTCAATTGATGACATCAATCTCTCAGAGACAGAGTGTCCACACTTTGCCTGGCAAATTGATGACTTGGAGATTCTTTTAAACACAAGCAGAAATGGAGCCATAATTTACAGCCCACGACAATTCTCCAAAGATGGCTATGCATACCGTGTAGCCactatttttaaccaaaaatctgtttcattgTTCGTGCAACTCTTGTCTAGTAAGAATGATAACCAGCTGCAATATCCTTGTCTGCAAAGACATATGATTTTCCAGTTGATGGATCAAAACCCGAACAAGCAACTGCAAATGTCCAAGCAATACAGTTTTGTTTCTAATGAAAATCAAGTATTATCTA ATTCCTCTGTCTGGGACAATCCCAGGAAGACTAAATTTGGATCATTTAATGAGAATGGAGAACTAATCTATAATGGGCCTCTCTTTGGATACAACtattttgtaacattacaagAATTGCAATCCAGAGAGTTCCTCAAGGGAGGAAGTGCCATTTTCATGTTCAACTTTGAAG ATCTCACCCCACTAATCGATGGAACAACTTTACCATGTCCTCAGTTAAGACCAGTGAACATAGCAAATCCTCCACCAAATCGGAATGAAAGTCCATGCTCTGCACG AGTATCCCCAAGCATCAACCCACCTTCTACAACACCTGAAGACAG GACTTCATCTACTGTCCATCCACCTCCCACTACAGACAACAG AATCTCACCCATCACCATTCCAAAACCTGATACCACAACAGATGACAG AACCCCATACACCATCATTCCACCACCGGATTCGACGACAGACAACAG aatctCAACCACGACGATTCCACCACCTACTACGACAGATGACAG CATTTTTTGCTTCTGTCCTGGTATGGTGGCCTCTCCCATCCTCACTGTCATGCTGGCACTGATCCTTCTGCTGTCATGA
- the LOC114141730 gene encoding meprin A subunit beta-like isoform X7, which yields MKMKGYIFLLVHLAHSSGLSIPGLHGEIVGVENNTNEEDLTLDDIREPPNFQRSTLLPGDQLWTSPVPYVLDKGLDLNAKGVIMRAFEQFRVKSCIDFKPWDSEEYYIKIQKLDGCWSYIGRQLANGQDLSIGAGCDTLGVVEHELLHALGFYHEQSRYDRDDYVLIEFANILAGKENNFVKARSNESTTYGVPYDYMSVMHYGKNAFSNGNGPTIITINPKFQDVIGQRLEMSSSDALELNLRYNCSSTVAFNSYCGFSNGTMCQMSRCSQGGISWEVVTQVYGGPSSDHTSLPSGNGDNVKETGYFIHVSTTSGQEGDSARLETEVVKPTRACNVQCLQFYYFHSGNTLDELNIWIREFQNEQDTTGTLRLMEQITGSPTSHWTLHHVFLNATKDFQVVFEVRKGAGNSTGGFSIDDINLSETECPHFAWQIDDLEILLNTSRNGAIIYSPRQFSKDGYAYRVATIFNQKSVSLFVQLLSSKNDNQLQYPCLQRHMIFQLMDQNPNKQLQMSKQYSFVSNENQVLSNSSVWDNPRKTKFGSFNENGELIYNGPLFGYNYFVTLQELQSREFLKGGSAIFMFNFEDLTPLIDGTTLPCPQLRPVNIANPPPNRNESPCSARVSPSINPPSTTPEDRTSSTVHPPPTTDNRTTSTIHPLPTTDRISSTIIPPLDTTTDDRTSSTIHPPPTTDKRISPITIPKPDTTTDDRTPYTIIPPPDSTTDNRISTTTIPPPTTTDDSIFCFCPGMVASPILTVMLALILLLS from the exons ATGAAGATGAAAggctacatttttcttttggtacACCTTGCACATTCTTCAGGACTCTCCATCCCTGGC TTACATGGAGAAATAGTCG gggttgaaaacaacacaaatgaggAAG ATTTGACTCTTGACGACATCCGGGAG CCTCCAAACTTTCAAAGGAGCACCCTTCTTCCTGGAGATCAACTATGGACATCCCCAGTGCCATATGTCTTGGATAAAGGCCTGG ACTTGAATGCTAAAGGAGTCATCATGAGAGCCTTTGAACAGTTCAGAGTGAAGTCATGCATTGATTTCAAACCCTGGGATTCTGAGGAATACTACATTAAGATCCAGAAGTTAGACGG TTGCTGGTCATATATTGGTCGACAACTTGCCAATGGCCAGGACCTCTCTATTGGTGCAGGCTGTGATACCCTTGGGGTTGTCGAGCACGAGCTTCTTCATGCTCTTGGTTTCTACCATGAACAGTCTAGATATGACAGAGATGATTATGTACTCATTGAATTCGCCAACATACTAGCAG GGAAAGAGAATAATTTCGTCAAGGCTAGGAGTAATGAAAGCACTACATATGGAGTCCCATATGACTACATGTCGGTGATGCACTATGGCAAAAATGCATTCTCAAATGGCAATGGCCCTACGATTATCACCATCAACCCCAAATTCCAAGATGTGATTGGTCAAAGGCTGGAAATGAGTTCTAGTGATGCTCTAGAGCTGAACCTCCGCTACAACTGCA GCTCAACTGTTGCCTTTAATTCTTACTGTGGCTTTTCGAATGGAACGATGTGCCAAATGAGCCGCTGCTCACAGGGTGGGATTAGCTGGGAAGTTGTTACTCAAGTTTATGGAGGCCCCAGTTCTGACCATACCAGTCTGCCAAGTGGAAATGGAGATAACG TTAAAGAAACTGGGTACTTCATCCATGTGAGCACAACATCAGGACAAGAGGGAGATTCAGCTCGACTGGAAACGGAGGTAGTGAAGCCGACCAGGGCATGTAATGTCCAGTGTCTGCAGTTCTACTATTTCCACAGCGGAAATACGTTAGATGAACTTAATATCTGGATCAGAGAGTTTCAGAATGAGCAGGACACCACAGGAACTCTCCGCCTTATGGAACAAATTACTG GTTCACCAACATCTCACTGGACGCTCCACCATGTTTTCTTGAATGCCACCAAGGACTTCCAGGTGGTGTTTGAGGTTCGGAAAGGAGCAGGAAACTCCACAGGAGGTTTCTCAATTGATGACATCAATCTCTCAGAGACAGAGTGTCCACACTTTGCCTGGCAAATTGATGACTTGGAGATTCTTTTAAACACAAGCAGAAATGGAGCCATAATTTACAGCCCACGACAATTCTCCAAAGATGGCTATGCATACCGTGTAGCCactatttttaaccaaaaatctgtttcattgTTCGTGCAACTCTTGTCTAGTAAGAATGATAACCAGCTGCAATATCCTTGTCTGCAAAGACATATGATTTTCCAGTTGATGGATCAAAACCCGAACAAGCAACTGCAAATGTCCAAGCAATACAGTTTTGTTTCTAATGAAAATCAAGTATTATCTA ATTCCTCTGTCTGGGACAATCCCAGGAAGACTAAATTTGGATCATTTAATGAGAATGGAGAACTAATCTATAATGGGCCTCTCTTTGGATACAACtattttgtaacattacaagAATTGCAATCCAGAGAGTTCCTCAAGGGAGGAAGTGCCATTTTCATGTTCAACTTTGAAG ATCTCACCCCACTAATCGATGGAACAACTTTACCATGTCCTCAGTTAAGACCAGTGAACATAGCAAATCCTCCACCAAATCGGAATGAAAGTCCATGCTCTGCACG AGTATCCCCAAGCATCAACCCACCTTCTACAACACCTGAAGACAG GACTTCATCTACTGTCCATCCACCTCCCACTACAGACAACAG GACTACATCTACCATCCATCCGCTTCCAACTACAGACAG AATCTCATCCACCATCATTCCACCACTTGATACAACAACAGATGACAG GACTTCATCTACCATCCATCCACCTCCCACTACAGACAAAAG AATCTCACCCATCACCATTCCAAAACCTGATACCACAACAGATGACAG AACCCCATACACCATCATTCCACCACCGGATTCGACGACAGACAACAG aatctCAACCACGACGATTCCACCACCTACTACGACAGATGACAG CATTTTTTGCTTCTGTCCTGGTATGGTGGCCTCTCCCATCCTCACTGTCATGCTGGCACTGATCCTTCTGCTGTCATGA
- the LOC114141730 gene encoding meprin A subunit beta-like isoform X3: protein MKMKGYIFLLVHLAHSSGLSIPGLHGEIVGVENNTNEEDLTLDDIREPPNFQRSTLLPGDQLWTSPVPYVLDKGLDLNAKGVIMRAFEQFRVKSCIDFKPWDSEEYYIKIQKLDGCWSYIGRQLANGQDLSIGAGCDTLGVVEHELLHALGFYHEQSRYDRDDYVLIEFANILAGKENNFVKARSNESTTYGVPYDYMSVMHYGKNAFSNGNGPTIITINPKFQDVIGQRLEMSSSDALELNLRYNCSSTVAFNSYCGFSNGTMCQMSRCSQGGISWEVVTQVYGGPSSDHTSLPSGNGDNVKETGYFIHVSTTSGQEGDSARLETEVVKPTRACNVQCLQFYYFHSGNTLDELNIWIREFQNEQDTTGTLRLMEQITGSPTSHWTLHHVFLNATKDFQVVFEVRKGAGNSTGGFSIDDINLSETECPHFAWQIDDLEILLNTSRNGAIIYSPRQFSKDGYAYRVATIFNQKSVSLFVQLLSSKNDNQLQYPCLQRHMIFQLMDQNPNKQLQMSKQYSFVSNENQVLSNSSVWDNPRKTKFGSFNENGELIYNGPLFGYNYFVTLQELQSREFLKGGSAIFMFNFEDLTPLIDGTTLPCPQLRPVNIANPPPNRNESPCSARVSPSINPPSTTPEDRTSSTVHPPPTTDNRTWSTIILPIIPPAPTKTGNRTTSTIHPLPTTDRISSTIIPPLDTTTDDRTSSTIHPPPTTDKRISPITIPKPDTTTDDRTPYTIIPPPDSTTDNRISTTTIPPPTTTDDSIFCFCPGMVASPILTVMLALILLLS from the exons ATGAAGATGAAAggctacatttttcttttggtacACCTTGCACATTCTTCAGGACTCTCCATCCCTGGC TTACATGGAGAAATAGTCG gggttgaaaacaacacaaatgaggAAG ATTTGACTCTTGACGACATCCGGGAG CCTCCAAACTTTCAAAGGAGCACCCTTCTTCCTGGAGATCAACTATGGACATCCCCAGTGCCATATGTCTTGGATAAAGGCCTGG ACTTGAATGCTAAAGGAGTCATCATGAGAGCCTTTGAACAGTTCAGAGTGAAGTCATGCATTGATTTCAAACCCTGGGATTCTGAGGAATACTACATTAAGATCCAGAAGTTAGACGG TTGCTGGTCATATATTGGTCGACAACTTGCCAATGGCCAGGACCTCTCTATTGGTGCAGGCTGTGATACCCTTGGGGTTGTCGAGCACGAGCTTCTTCATGCTCTTGGTTTCTACCATGAACAGTCTAGATATGACAGAGATGATTATGTACTCATTGAATTCGCCAACATACTAGCAG GGAAAGAGAATAATTTCGTCAAGGCTAGGAGTAATGAAAGCACTACATATGGAGTCCCATATGACTACATGTCGGTGATGCACTATGGCAAAAATGCATTCTCAAATGGCAATGGCCCTACGATTATCACCATCAACCCCAAATTCCAAGATGTGATTGGTCAAAGGCTGGAAATGAGTTCTAGTGATGCTCTAGAGCTGAACCTCCGCTACAACTGCA GCTCAACTGTTGCCTTTAATTCTTACTGTGGCTTTTCGAATGGAACGATGTGCCAAATGAGCCGCTGCTCACAGGGTGGGATTAGCTGGGAAGTTGTTACTCAAGTTTATGGAGGCCCCAGTTCTGACCATACCAGTCTGCCAAGTGGAAATGGAGATAACG TTAAAGAAACTGGGTACTTCATCCATGTGAGCACAACATCAGGACAAGAGGGAGATTCAGCTCGACTGGAAACGGAGGTAGTGAAGCCGACCAGGGCATGTAATGTCCAGTGTCTGCAGTTCTACTATTTCCACAGCGGAAATACGTTAGATGAACTTAATATCTGGATCAGAGAGTTTCAGAATGAGCAGGACACCACAGGAACTCTCCGCCTTATGGAACAAATTACTG GTTCACCAACATCTCACTGGACGCTCCACCATGTTTTCTTGAATGCCACCAAGGACTTCCAGGTGGTGTTTGAGGTTCGGAAAGGAGCAGGAAACTCCACAGGAGGTTTCTCAATTGATGACATCAATCTCTCAGAGACAGAGTGTCCACACTTTGCCTGGCAAATTGATGACTTGGAGATTCTTTTAAACACAAGCAGAAATGGAGCCATAATTTACAGCCCACGACAATTCTCCAAAGATGGCTATGCATACCGTGTAGCCactatttttaaccaaaaatctgtttcattgTTCGTGCAACTCTTGTCTAGTAAGAATGATAACCAGCTGCAATATCCTTGTCTGCAAAGACATATGATTTTCCAGTTGATGGATCAAAACCCGAACAAGCAACTGCAAATGTCCAAGCAATACAGTTTTGTTTCTAATGAAAATCAAGTATTATCTA ATTCCTCTGTCTGGGACAATCCCAGGAAGACTAAATTTGGATCATTTAATGAGAATGGAGAACTAATCTATAATGGGCCTCTCTTTGGATACAACtattttgtaacattacaagAATTGCAATCCAGAGAGTTCCTCAAGGGAGGAAGTGCCATTTTCATGTTCAACTTTGAAG ATCTCACCCCACTAATCGATGGAACAACTTTACCATGTCCTCAGTTAAGACCAGTGAACATAGCAAATCCTCCACCAAATCGGAATGAAAGTCCATGCTCTGCACG AGTATCCCCAAGCATCAACCCACCTTCTACAACACCTGAAGACAG GACTTCATCTACTGTCCATCCACCTCCCACTACAGACAACAG aacGTGGTCCACCATTATTCTACCTATCATTCCACCAGCTCCTACAAAAACAGGCAACAG GACTACATCTACCATCCATCCGCTTCCAACTACAGACAG AATCTCATCCACCATCATTCCACCACTTGATACAACAACAGATGACAG GACTTCATCTACCATCCATCCACCTCCCACTACAGACAAAAG AATCTCACCCATCACCATTCCAAAACCTGATACCACAACAGATGACAG AACCCCATACACCATCATTCCACCACCGGATTCGACGACAGACAACAG aatctCAACCACGACGATTCCACCACCTACTACGACAGATGACAG CATTTTTTGCTTCTGTCCTGGTATGGTGGCCTCTCCCATCCTCACTGTCATGCTGGCACTGATCCTTCTGCTGTCATGA